A single genomic interval of Homo sapiens chromosome 7, GRCh38.p14 Primary Assembly harbors:
- the TAS2R3 gene encoding taste receptor type 2 member 3: MMGLTEGVFLILSGTQFTLGILVNCFIELVNGSSWFKTKRMSLSDFIITTLALLRIILLCIILTDSFLIEFSPNTHDSGIIMQIIDVSWTFTNHLSIWLATCLGVLYCLKIASFSHPTFLWLKWRVSRVMVWMLLGALLLSCGSTASLINEFKLYSVFRGIEATRNVTEHFRKKRSEYYLIHVLGTLWYLPPLIVSLASYSLLIFSLGRHTRQMLQNGTSSRDPTTEAHKRAIRIILSFFFLFLLYFLAFLIASFGNFLPKTKMAKMIGEVMTMFYPAGHSFILILGNSKLKQTFVVMLRCESGHLKPGSKGPIFS; the protein is encoded by the coding sequence ATGATGGGACTCACCGAGGGGGTGTTCCTGATTCTGTCTGGCACTCAGTTCACACTGGGAATTCTGGTCAATTGTTTCATTGAGTTGGTCAATGGTAGCAGCTGGTTCAAGACCAAGAGAATGTCTTTGTCTGACTTCATCATCACCACCCTGGCACTCTTGAGGATCATTCTGCTGTGTATTATCTTGACTGATAGTTTTTTAATAGAATTCTCTCCCAACACACATGATTCAGGGATAATAATGCAAATTATTGATGTTTCCTGGACATTTACAAACCATCTGAGCATTTGGCTTGCCACCTGTCTTGGTGTCCTCTACTGCCTGAAAATCGCCAGTTTCTCTCACCCCACATTCCTCTGGCTCAAGTGGAGAGTTTCTAGGGTGATGGTATGGATGCTGTTGGGTGCACTGCTCTTATCCTGTGGTAGTACCGCATCTCTGATCAATGAGTTTAAGCTCTATTCTGTCTTTAGGGGAATTGAGGCCACCAGGAATGTGACTGAACACTTCAGAAAGAAGAGGAGTGAGTATTATCTGATCCATGTTCTTGGGACTCTGTGGTACCTGCCTCCCTTAATTGTGTCCCTGGCCTCCTACTCTTTGCTCATCTTCTCCCTGGGGAGGCACACACGGCAGATGCTGCAAAATGGGACAAGCTCCAGAGATCCAACCACTGAGGCCCACAAGAGGGCCATCAGAAtcatcctttccttcttctttctcttcttactttactttcttgctttcttaATTGCATCATTTGGTAATTTCCTACCAAAAACCAAGATGGCTAAGATGATTGGCGAAGTAATGACAATGTTTTATCCTGCTGGCCACTCATTTATTCTCATTCTGGGGAACAGTAAGCTGAAGCAGACATTTGTAGTGATGCTCCGGTGTGAGTCTGGTCATCTGAAGCCTGGATCCAAGGGACCCATTTTCTCTTAG